In the genome of Dyadobacter fermentans DSM 18053, the window TTCAAAGCGGAAACCGGGTTCGAATTCGAGTTTACAGCAGGCAGCGAGGACCGGGAATACCGCCACCTGTGCAAAGTCACGGAGGTGGAGCAAAACCGCAGGCTCAGCTACTCCTGGCGCTACGCCGACTACCCGGGTGACTCCGAGGTGAGTTTCGAACTCATTCCCGAGGGCGAAAAAACGCGCTTACGGCTCACGCACAAAGGCCTCCACACCTTCCCCAAAGATCATCCGGACTTCGCACCGGAAAGCTTCTCCGCTGGCTGGAACCACATTATTGGCAAAAGTCTGGCCGCATTTGTGGAGCAGGAAGGTTAGGCGGTGCGCCTGCCCGGCCACATCCCGGAGCGAACGTCGCTCAGGCTTCGCATGCGATTTCCAGATTGCTGAAAACACCGGCCAGGTGCGTCAGATACTGATTTTTATAGGCTTCGATGCGCTCCGGCGTCGCGTTCTTTTCGAGATCGTGGAAATGGAAGCTTTCGAGCGGCTCCATTCCGGTGAATGCGTTCATCCGGTGAAAACCGAACATCACGCCGTCGTCCACCGAATGCTCGCGGAAAAACTCGCCGGGCAATGTGAATGCGGTTTCGGGTGCGTTCCAGGTGGTGGTAAGCATATATTTCCGGCCGTGCAGCATGCCACCGGTGCCGTAGTTGATGGCCGGGTTGTCGTTTTTCCGGCCATCACTGCGGTAAATCCCCTTGCGGTGACCGGCCGTAAAGACGATGTCTATGTACTCCTTTAATTTATATGGCATGGAAAACCACCACACCGGCGTGTGGTATACGACTATGTCCGCCCAAACGAATTTTTGCACCTCCTCATCCGGATTATAGGGCCGATTAATATCGGTTACTTGCAATTGAAAGCCATTTCCAGCTGTAAAAAATGCCTGGTCTAGGCCCATGAGCGTGTGGTTGAATTTTCCTCCCGAATGCGCGAAATGCTGGCCGCCGTTAATGACAAATATCTTTTTCATAGTTGTATTTAAATTTGAACACCACAAATTTCCGGCGATTGAATGCATTATCAAAATAACTTAAATAGTACATTTGTATTATAAAACTTATAGATAGCTATGCAACTCAATCTGGAATGGCTGCGCACGTTCAAGGCGATATATGAAACCGGCACGCTCTCTGCGGCGGCGCAGGAGCTTTTCATCTCACAGCCGGGTGTAAGCCTGCATTTGAATTCGCTGGAAGCGTACACGGGCCACAAGCTGTTC includes:
- a CDS encoding SRPBCC family protein, whose product is MAFEPFVLEKVLNAPPARIWRAITDAGEMKNWYFDIPDFKAETGFEFEFTAGSEDREYRHLCKVTEVEQNRRLSYSWRYADYPGDSEVSFELIPEGEKTRLRLTHKGLHTFPKDHPDFAPESFSAGWNHIIGKSLAAFVEQEG
- a CDS encoding NAD(P)H-dependent oxidoreductase; translated protein: MKKIFVINGGQHFAHSGGKFNHTLMGLDQAFFTAGNGFQLQVTDINRPYNPDEEVQKFVWADIVVYHTPVWWFSMPYKLKEYIDIVFTAGHRKGIYRSDGRKNDNPAINYGTGGMLHGRKYMLTTTWNAPETAFTLPGEFFREHSVDDGVMFGFHRMNAFTGMEPLESFHFHDLEKNATPERIEAYKNQYLTHLAGVFSNLEIACEA